Below is a window of Fimbriimonadaceae bacterium DNA.
ATAGTCTGTCCATTTGGTCGAACACGTTTGCAGTGTCCGACGGCCTTCTTTTCATCAACACACTCATTCTCTTTTCTCCAATGTTAGCTGTATGAGCATGACTTGATCTAAGTCTAATGCTGTCAAGTCAATATTTCCAACGCTTTGATAAATGCCAAAGTTCCAACGGATGGGACCAAGATTTGAGGATTTTTTGGCGTCTCATGCAAAGAGCTCTTACAGCGTCATTGGTGCTACGATAGGAACTCAAAATGTAGGGTGCTGCCGCGTTGAGTGAGGATCCCGGTCCTGAGGAAAGTTGAGAAAATTAAAGGGCCCGGCGACGAACTTGTGCACGGACCCTCGGTAAAGGTTGGCGACAGAGCCGCCACTACAAGGACGGGAAGATTCTCTGAGATGTTCGGCCTGTCGTCACCAGGTTTGAGGAATTGATGTGCTCTGGTCCAAGTAATCTTGAGAAGACATGGCCTTCAGCTACTGCGAATACACCCGCTCGGAGAAAGCGCATCCCCTTCACGTCACGTACCACGACACGGAGTATGGGTTTCCGTCGGCGGATGAGCCGGTTCTTTTTGAGCGCTTGATCTTAGAAATCAATCAAGCAGGGCTGAGCTGGGAAACGATTCTGAAGAAGCGCGACGGCTTCCGGCAGGCGTATGTCGATTTCGATGTGGACAAGATTGCAGCCTTTGGAGATAGCGATATCGAGCGACTTCTCGGTGACGCGGGGATCATCCGCAACCGTCTGAAGGTGCTTGCCGCAATCGACAATGCGCGGACCGTGCAGCGGCTTCGTGAAAGCCACGGGTCGTTTGCAGGCTGGTTGGACGCCCATCATCCTCTCACAAAGGAGGAGTGGGTGAAGGTGTTTAAGAAGGCCTTCCGCTTTACGGGCGGGGAGATCGTGAACGAGTTTTTGATGAGTCTTGGCTATCTGCCGGGGGCGCACGACGAGGATTGTGCGGTGATGGAGCAGATTCGGAAGTTGCGACCGCCGTGGATGATTGTAGCGGGGAGTAAGTAGCTGGGAGTGAGTAGCTTTGGGTAAGTGGCTAGGTGGGAGTAGCTGGGAGGGAGTCGGATGTGCCTTCAGTTTACGCGAGCCTTCGCTTTGCAGCTCGAGCCCCTTACCATCCTTACTGCTTTACAGAGATCAGCGTGTTTGTTCGGCCCTTTCTTGGCGGGCAGTCTTCCAAGTGTGTTGCCAAGGGAAGTTATAGGGGACTTCGCGCTTGACAGTGGGGAGGCCGCCCATGATGATCCACGCCCTTCGATCTTGATCGGAGGTGTTTCCGGGAGCGTAGTGAAGAGTTCGTTGGTGGTGGATTACGCATCCCCCGGCAGGGAGAGGTACTCCGACAGCTGCCGTCAGATCGACGCCTGCATCGGGTGCGATCTCCAGTCCGTGTACTTTCGGGTTGTTGCCGATCTGCTGATGCTTGAGAACTTCGCCGAGGTGGGAGCCGGGGATGTAGTGCATGCACCCCATTTCGATGTCGACATCTTGCAAGGGAATCCAGCAGCTTAGGTTGCTGTGGTCGCTGGTCTCATCCCAATACGCTTCGTCTTGATGCCAAGGTGTGGGAGCGCCCTGCCCGGCGGGCTTGAGGATCGCGTGATCGCCCTGCCAGCTTAGAGGCGCTCCGAGGAGTTGTTCCATTACGGCTCTTGCATTTGCCCAAGCAAGGGTTTCTTTCATCTCAGGTGCAAAGCCACTAGGATCAAGGATTTGGGGGAGTTTAGCTTCGCTTCCCTCTTCGTCGTCTCCGGCGAGGTCAAATTGGTTGCCGGTTTCGCGACCAGCGCGGGCTTGAAAAAGGCGGTCGTAGATTCGACGGATAGCTTCTATTTCGTCAGGAGCGCTGACTTGGGGAAGAACGAGGTACCCCTCTTCTTGGAAGAAACGGACTTGGTCATCGGTGAGGGCGACTGTGGGCTGAGGAGGCGCGGCGCTCATGTTAATGCTTATTTCGGTGTGGGGTGGGGGATGACCTGCCTGCTCTTTCAAATTTTGTTTCTTGGGGACCTCCCACCCCTTCCCCTCCGTCCATTCCGGAAAAGTGAAAGGAGAGCTTATTGTCTCGTCTGACCTTAGCCTCCACCCTTAGGGAGGGTAGAGGCATGGGGAAATGCGCAAACACATATGTTGAGCTCGTTCGGCGGGGACCTCCCGGCACCAGTACAATAGCAACCTTAATGAACTCATCGGTTGAATCCATCCTTCAAGCTATCCAGGGCACCCACTACGCGGGGCAGCTTTGGCTTGTTGGCGGGTGCGTGCGCGATGAGCTCTTGGGGTTGCCGGAGCCAACGGATATCGATATCGTCACCGAGCTTGAGGTGGAACCTTTGGTGGAGATGCTGGATAAGGCGGGCATAGCAGAATCGCTGCCTGTGACTTACCCTCGGTTTGGCACAGCGATGGTGAAGATTGAGAGTATTCCGGTTGAGTTTGTGCGGGCGAGGAAGGAGTCCTACGACGCCGACTCACGCAAGCCGAATGTTGAGCCAGCGACCTTGTTGGACGATGCCAGACGTCGAGACTTCACCTGCAATTCCCTGCTAAAGAACGTAACGACCGGAGAGCTCTTTGACCCGCTTGGAAATGGGCTTGACGATCTCAAGAGCAAGGTCTTGCGAACACCGCTTGATCCGGCGCTGACCTTTCGTGACGATCCTTTGCGGATGTTGCGGGCGGTGCGGTTTCGGTGGAAGCTTCGTTTTGAGCCTGCACCCGGGCTGTACGAGGCGATCAGAGCAGAGTCAGACCGGCTCAAGATCATCAGTGACGAACGGATTCGCGACGAGCTGACGAAGATGCTGGAGCTCCCCGATGCGGATGAGTGCTTGAAAGATTTGATGGATTTGAACCTGCTTCATCAGTTCGCTCCCGAGTTTGAAGAGGGGGTTGGCATGGAGCAGGGCGATTATCACCATCTGGACGTGTGGGATCATTCGCGACTTGTGGTGAAGAATGCAGGCCCCGAAGACAGAATTGTGGCCCTTGCCGCACTTTTTCATGATATTGCGAAGCCCCGCTGTAAGTCGATAGATGAGGCTGGGCGCATACGTTTCTTTGGCCACGAGACAGTCGGCGCGGAAATGGCTAAGTCCATTCTAAAAAGACTTAAATTTTCACATGAAGAGGCGGATCAGGTAGCCAAGTTAGTCCGCCATCATATGCGGCTTGGCTCATCGCCTGAGTTCACCGCAACAGCGGCGCGACGTCTGATCCGAGACTTGGGCCAAGATTTGGGGGCATTGTTAAGGCTGATTGAGGCGGATCGAGACGCGCATCGCCCGGGGAT
It encodes the following:
- a CDS encoding DNA-3-methyladenine glycosylase I, with amino-acid sequence MAFSYCEYTRSEKAHPLHVTYHDTEYGFPSADEPVLFERLILEINQAGLSWETILKKRDGFRQAYVDFDVDKIAAFGDSDIERLLGDAGIIRNRLKVLAAIDNARTVQRLRESHGSFAGWLDAHHPLTKEEWVKVFKKAFRFTGGEIVNEFLMSLGYLPGAHDEDCAVMEQIRKLRPPWMIVAGSK
- a CDS encoding phytanoyl-CoA dioxygenase family protein, which codes for MSAAPPQPTVALTDDQVRFFQEEGYLVLPQVSAPDEIEAIRRIYDRLFQARAGRETGNQFDLAGDDEEGSEAKLPQILDPSGFAPEMKETLAWANARAVMEQLLGAPLSWQGDHAILKPAGQGAPTPWHQDEAYWDETSDHSNLSCWIPLQDVDIEMGCMHYIPGSHLGEVLKHQQIGNNPKVHGLEIAPDAGVDLTAAVGVPLPAGGCVIHHQRTLHYAPGNTSDQDRRAWIIMGGLPTVKREVPYNFPWQHTWKTARQERAEQTR
- a CDS encoding HD domain-containing protein; its protein translation is MNSSVESILQAIQGTHYAGQLWLVGGCVRDELLGLPEPTDIDIVTELEVEPLVEMLDKAGIAESLPVTYPRFGTAMVKIESIPVEFVRARKESYDADSRKPNVEPATLLDDARRRDFTCNSLLKNVTTGELFDPLGNGLDDLKSKVLRTPLDPALTFRDDPLRMLRAVRFRWKLRFEPAPGLYEAIRAESDRLKIISDERIRDELTKMLELPDADECLKDLMDLNLLHQFAPEFEEGVGMEQGDYHHLDVWDHSRLVVKNAGPEDRIVALAALFHDIAKPRCKSIDEAGRIRFFGHETVGAEMAKSILKRLKFSHEEADQVAKLVRHHMRLGSSPEFTATAARRLIRDLGQDLGALLRLIEADRDAHRPGMPTLDLGPIRERLEQVNASTPVETLDSPLSGDEIMAVLGVEPGEQVGRWKAFLCERVLEGDLIAGDKAGAERLLLEAFHKNVDRGPL